One Candidatus Cloacimonadota bacterium DNA window includes the following coding sequences:
- the secG gene encoding preprotein translocase subunit SecG, protein MLIYTIALVIHIIISVALVLVILSQTSKGGLDANLGGAAMNVFGGSGASKFLRKWTQILGVIFVVSCLFLAFQVSKVNETKAPKVLSETFGDTKAPTKQSAPAPTPGQTAPAGSATQQTPPAETTPGN, encoded by the coding sequence ATGCTTATATACACGATTGCCCTGGTGATCCATATCATAATCAGCGTCGCGCTGGTGCTGGTGATTCTATCGCAAACCTCCAAGGGTGGCCTGGACGCCAACCTCGGCGGAGCCGCGATGAATGTGTTCGGCGGCAGCGGCGCCTCCAAGTTTCTGCGCAAATGGACCCAGATCCTGGGTGTGATTTTTGTGGTTTCCTGCCTGTTCCTGGCTTTCCAGGTTTCCAAGGTGAACGAGACCAAGGCCCCTAAAGTCCTCAGCGAAACATTCGGCGACACCAAAGCTCCGACCAAGCAAAGCGCTCCCGCGCCCACGCCAGGCCAGACCGCTCCAGCCGGTTCGGCGACGCAGCAGACGCCCCCCGCGG
- a CDS encoding DMT family transporter, which produces MAAYLSLVLTAAIWGLAFVAQRKGMESLDPFTFNALRFALGAACIALTGLISKAKKPSPEIPATDHTPSDSKSWKGPLLLGLMLFLASSFQQFGMLWTGAGSAGFITGLYVVFVPLIGLGRGQKLNPPLILAVALSLTGLALINGKPDLQATLGNSLVLIGAVFWALHVQLIDKLTRLHSSLRLAAFQYWVCASLSLVGSIVLRMVSKQSFVAADFLNSIWSASLPLLYAGIMSVGVAFTLQLHAQKKVQPHVASVILCMEGVFAMLGGWLLLRERVSATAMLGAALLLAAMLVSVWQERREFLIDKKAACKT; this is translated from the coding sequence ATGGCCGCATATCTGAGCCTGGTCCTCACCGCGGCGATCTGGGGTCTGGCCTTCGTGGCCCAGCGCAAGGGTATGGAGAGCTTGGATCCCTTTACCTTCAACGCTTTGCGCTTCGCTTTGGGGGCGGCTTGCATAGCCCTGACAGGCTTGATTTCCAAAGCAAAAAAACCCAGCCCGGAGATTCCGGCCACAGACCACACCCCTTCTGACAGCAAAAGCTGGAAAGGGCCGCTGCTTTTGGGATTGATGCTGTTCCTCGCCTCCAGCTTTCAGCAGTTTGGCATGCTTTGGACCGGAGCCGGCAGCGCGGGCTTCATCACCGGTCTCTATGTGGTGTTTGTTCCCTTGATAGGTTTGGGAAGGGGGCAAAAACTCAACCCTCCCCTGATTTTGGCCGTTGCTTTGAGTTTGACCGGCCTGGCTCTTATCAATGGAAAGCCTGACCTGCAAGCCACTCTGGGTAACTCCCTGGTGCTGATCGGGGCTGTGTTCTGGGCATTGCATGTGCAGCTCATCGACAAACTCACCCGACTCCACTCCAGTTTGCGCCTTGCCGCTTTCCAATACTGGGTTTGCGCGTCCCTGAGCCTGGTTGGAAGCATTGTTCTCCGAATGGTCAGCAAGCAAAGCTTCGTTGCCGCGGACTTTCTGAACTCAATCTGGTCTGCCAGCCTGCCTCTGCTTTACGCTGGAATAATGTCTGTGGGAGTGGCTTTCACCCTGCAATTGCACGCCCAGAAAAAAGTCCAGCCCCATGTCGCCAGCGTGATCCTCTGTATGGAAGGGGTTTTCGCCATGTTGGGAGGCTGGCTGCTTTTGCGGGAAAGGGTTTCAGCCACCGCCATGCTTGGCGCGGCGCTACTTTTGGCGGCCATGCTGGTAAGCGTTTGGCAAGAACGGCGGGAATTTCTGATTGACAAAAAAGCCGCTTGCAAAACTTAG